In Vibrio alginolyticus NBRC 15630 = ATCC 17749, one genomic interval encodes:
- the nrdD gene encoding anaerobic ribonucleoside-triphosphate reductase, producing MKPIVIKRDGSRAPFNRDRIQAAVEAAAENKDKDVAIYALNVALAVELQLREHDEVHIHEIQDLVENELMQGPYKALARSYIEYRHDRDIAREKQSVLTREIEGLIEESNLDLINENANKDGKVIPTQRDLLAGIVAKHYAKTHILPRDVVQAHEVGDIHYHDLDYAPFFPMFNCMLIDLKGMLTHGFKMGNAEIDTPKSISTATAVTAQIIAQVASHIYGGTTINRIDEVLEPYVITSYEKHLEIAKEWNIAEPEEFAKARTEKECYDAFQSLEYEVNTLHTANGQTPFVTFGFGLGTSWASRLIQKSILKNRIAGLGKNRKTAVFPKLVFGIKDGLNHKSEDPNYDIKQLALECASKRMYPDILNYDKVVEVTGSFKTPMGCRSFLGTYEENGELIHEGRNNLGVVSLNLPRIAIRANGSEEKFYELLNDRLRLARKALETRISRLENVKARVAPILYMEGACGVRLKADDSIADIFKNGRASISLGYIGVHETINALFGTEAHVYDDAVLREKAVAIIKHLKDAVNQWADETGYGFSLYATPSENLCSRFCRIDAKEFGVIEGVTDKGYYTNSFHLDVEKKVNPYDKIDFEMPYPEISSGGFICYGEFPNMQRNVEALENVWDYSYTRVPYYGTNTPIDECYECGYNGEFDCTSKGFTCPSCGNHDSTKVSVTRRVCGYLGSPDARPFNFGKQEEVKRRVKHL from the coding sequence GTGAAACCAATCGTAATCAAACGCGACGGATCAAGAGCTCCGTTCAACAGGGATCGTATCCAAGCAGCAGTTGAAGCAGCAGCGGAAAACAAAGATAAAGATGTCGCTATTTATGCTCTTAATGTGGCTCTTGCTGTCGAGTTACAGTTAAGAGAACACGATGAAGTTCACATCCATGAGATTCAAGACTTAGTCGAAAATGAACTCATGCAAGGTCCTTACAAAGCCCTAGCGCGTTCTTACATTGAATATCGCCACGATCGCGACATCGCTCGTGAGAAGCAAAGTGTACTAACTCGCGAAATCGAAGGTTTGATTGAAGAAAGTAATCTGGATCTAATCAACGAGAACGCGAACAAAGACGGCAAAGTAATTCCGACTCAACGTGACTTGTTGGCTGGTATCGTAGCGAAACACTACGCGAAGACGCACATTCTTCCTCGCGATGTGGTTCAAGCGCACGAAGTGGGTGACATTCACTACCACGATTTAGACTACGCACCGTTCTTCCCAATGTTTAACTGTATGCTTATCGATCTTAAAGGCATGCTGACGCATGGTTTTAAAATGGGTAACGCTGAGATTGATACGCCAAAATCAATTTCGACTGCAACAGCGGTAACAGCACAAATCATTGCTCAAGTCGCGAGCCACATTTACGGCGGTACAACCATCAACCGTATTGATGAGGTTCTAGAACCGTACGTAATCACAAGCTACGAGAAACACCTAGAGATTGCAAAAGAGTGGAACATTGCTGAGCCAGAAGAGTTCGCAAAAGCGCGCACTGAGAAAGAGTGTTACGACGCATTTCAATCTCTAGAATACGAAGTAAACACGCTGCATACAGCGAACGGTCAAACCCCATTCGTTACGTTCGGTTTTGGTCTTGGTACAAGCTGGGCATCCCGCCTGATCCAGAAATCGATTCTGAAGAATCGTATTGCAGGTCTAGGCAAGAACCGTAAAACAGCGGTATTCCCTAAACTTGTATTCGGCATCAAAGATGGTTTGAACCACAAATCAGAAGATCCAAACTACGACATCAAGCAACTTGCGCTTGAGTGTGCGTCTAAGCGTATGTACCCAGACATTCTTAACTACGACAAAGTAGTGGAAGTAACCGGTTCATTCAAAACGCCAATGGGTTGCCGTAGCTTCCTTGGTACTTACGAAGAAAACGGTGAGCTGATTCACGAAGGTCGTAACAACCTTGGCGTCGTGAGCTTGAACCTTCCTCGTATCGCTATCCGTGCAAACGGAAGCGAAGAGAAATTCTACGAGCTTCTAAATGACCGCCTACGTCTTGCTCGTAAAGCACTAGAGACACGTATCTCTCGCCTTGAAAACGTGAAAGCACGTGTGGCCCCAATCCTATACATGGAAGGCGCATGTGGTGTTCGCTTGAAAGCAGACGACTCAATCGCAGATATATTCAAAAACGGTCGTGCGTCTATTTCTCTTGGTTACATCGGTGTACACGAGACAATTAACGCGCTATTCGGTACAGAAGCGCACGTTTATGATGACGCTGTTTTGCGTGAAAAAGCGGTCGCGATCATCAAGCATCTAAAAGATGCTGTGAATCAATGGGCTGACGAAACAGGTTATGGCTTCAGCTTATATGCAACGCCAAGTGAAAACCTATGTAGCCGTTTCTGCCGCATCGATGCGAAAGAGTTCGGCGTAATTGAAGGCGTAACAGACAAAGGTTACTACACCAACAGCTTCCACCTAGATGTTGAGAAGAAGGTGAACCCATACGACAAGATCGACTTTGAGATGCCTTACCCAGAAATCTCAAGCGGCGGCTTTATCTGTTACGGCGAGTTCCCGAACATGCAACGTAACGTTGAAGCACTAGAAAACGTATGGGACTACAGTTACACCCGAGTGCCTTACTACGGAACTAACACGCCAATTGATGAGTGCTACGAGTGTGGTTACAACGGTGAGTTTGACTGTACAAGTAAAGGCTTCACTTGCCCAAGCTGTGGCAACCATGATTCAACCAAAGTGTCAGTGACACGTCGTGTTTGTGGCTACCTAGGCAGCCCAGATGCACGCCCGTTTAACTTCGGTAAGCAAGAAGAAGTGAAGCGCCGAGTTAAACACCTGTAA
- the nrdG gene encoding anaerobic ribonucleoside-triphosphate reductase-activating protein, with translation MNYHQYYPIDVVNGPGTRCTLFVSGCVHQCRGCYNQSTQRLDSGVLFTQEAEDKIIADLNDTRIKRRGLSLSGGDPLHPANVPHILKIVKRVREECPGKDIWVWTGYTLTELNDAQREVVQYIDVLIDGKFEQDKKDLNLEWRGSSNQIIHRFTDI, from the coding sequence ATGAATTACCACCAATACTATCCAATTGACGTTGTTAACGGACCGGGTACGCGCTGTACGCTGTTTGTGTCGGGTTGTGTGCATCAGTGCCGTGGCTGTTATAACCAGTCGACGCAACGTTTGGATTCTGGTGTACTTTTCACGCAAGAAGCGGAAGACAAAATCATCGCTGACTTAAACGACACGCGTATCAAACGCCGTGGCTTGTCGTTGTCGGGTGGAGATCCGCTTCACCCTGCTAATGTGCCTCATATTTTGAAGATAGTGAAAAGGGTGAGAGAGGAGTGCCCAGGTAAAGACATTTGGGTTTGGACTGGCTACACGCTGACGGAACTGAATGACGCGCAAAGGGAAGTGGTGCAATACATCGATGTTTTGATTGATGGTAAGTTTGAACAAGACAAGAAAGACCTCAATCTCGAATGGCGTGGCAGTTCAAACCAAATCATTCATCGATTTACGGACATCTAA
- a CDS encoding ATP-dependent zinc protease family protein, producing the protein MKNWKLILPLMMSGSLIACTSTQTTQEPVEPESPKVEEPVKVEPEVKPDVDPKPEVEPKPEAKPEKKPEPKPKKPVKVTKTPDGMLILGSEEWVYVPEIDQTFKARVDTGATTSSISATDIVPFERDGKDWVKFKIDLGDKDTKEFKVPVERWAKVKQSSSEEVDKRAVVKAYITVGDHKEKTEFTLADRGHMTFPILLGRSFFRDIAVVDVSKKYVQDKPKKTAKN; encoded by the coding sequence ATGAAAAACTGGAAACTGATTCTGCCGCTTATGATGAGCGGCAGTTTAATTGCTTGTACGTCAACTCAAACGACGCAGGAACCTGTTGAGCCAGAGTCGCCAAAGGTCGAAGAGCCCGTTAAAGTCGAGCCAGAAGTGAAACCTGATGTAGATCCAAAGCCAGAGGTGGAGCCCAAACCAGAAGCGAAACCTGAGAAAAAGCCGGAACCAAAGCCTAAGAAGCCAGTCAAGGTCACAAAAACACCCGATGGCATGTTAATTCTTGGTTCTGAAGAATGGGTTTATGTTCCTGAAATTGACCAGACTTTCAAGGCTAGAGTCGATACAGGTGCGACAACATCATCAATTAGTGCGACTGACATTGTTCCGTTTGAGCGTGATGGTAAAGACTGGGTTAAATTTAAGATAGATTTAGGTGACAAAGACACCAAAGAATTTAAAGTACCCGTTGAGCGCTGGGCTAAAGTTAAGCAGTCTTCGTCAGAAGAGGTGGATAAACGAGCGGTGGTAAAAGCCTACATTACCGTTGGGGATCACAAAGAAAAGACAGAGTTTACGTTAGCGGATCGCGGACATATGACGTTTCCAATTTTGCTTGGTCGAAGCTTTTTTAGAGATATCGCCGTTGTAGATGTATCGAAAAAATATGTGCAAGATAAACCTAAAAAAACCGCTAAAAACTGA
- a CDS encoding amino acid aminotransferase, with protein sequence MFSNLPTPVLDPILSLSVAYRNDERPNKVDLGIGVYKNSAGETPIMKAIQMAQDVVVETQKTKSYVGLAGCEEFNKSMIDLLLTGTSAMDRVAAIQTPGASGALRMLGDLMKIAQPDTTVWISNPSYVNHKPVMEAAGLKVKFYHYFSSETKQVDTEKMMDDLAKAGPSDVVLLHGCCHNPTGADIDLSAWQAITELSQKNGFIPFVDIAYQGFGDGLEEDAKGLRFMADNVEEMLITTSCSKNFGLYRERTGAAIVVGKNMHDVTNAKGKLLTLARSTYTMPPDHGAALVKTILQDDNLTSVWKQELSEMQHRLVSLRQSLCNELRNNHNTDQFDFIEGHKGMFTVLGFSGNQMAQLREDYGIYGVGDGRINIAGLTETHIPYVADAIKKVSQA encoded by the coding sequence ATGTTTTCTAATCTCCCAACTCCCGTATTAGATCCTATTTTATCTCTATCCGTTGCATACCGTAACGATGAACGTCCAAACAAGGTTGACCTTGGCATTGGCGTATACAAAAACAGCGCAGGCGAAACGCCGATTATGAAAGCCATTCAAATGGCGCAGGATGTCGTTGTTGAGACTCAAAAAACCAAGTCTTATGTTGGTCTTGCAGGTTGCGAAGAATTTAATAAAAGCATGATCGATTTGCTACTGACGGGAACGTCTGCAATGGATCGTGTTGCAGCTATTCAAACGCCAGGTGCAAGTGGTGCGCTGCGTATGCTCGGTGATCTAATGAAGATCGCACAGCCAGATACGACGGTTTGGATTTCCAACCCAAGCTACGTAAACCACAAGCCAGTGATGGAAGCAGCAGGCCTTAAAGTTAAGTTCTACCACTATTTCTCTTCGGAAACGAAACAAGTAGACACCGAAAAAATGATGGATGATCTTGCGAAAGCTGGGCCTTCAGATGTGGTACTTCTTCATGGTTGTTGCCACAATCCAACTGGTGCGGATATTGACTTATCTGCTTGGCAAGCCATTACAGAATTGTCGCAGAAGAACGGTTTCATCCCATTTGTGGACATTGCTTACCAAGGCTTCGGTGATGGCCTAGAAGAAGACGCAAAAGGCCTTCGTTTTATGGCAGATAACGTTGAAGAGATGTTGATTACTACTTCATGTTCGAAGAACTTTGGTCTGTACCGTGAACGAACTGGTGCAGCGATTGTGGTTGGTAAGAACATGCATGATGTAACCAATGCAAAAGGTAAACTCCTCACTCTAGCTCGCTCGACTTACACGATGCCACCCGACCATGGTGCAGCTTTAGTTAAGACCATTCTGCAAGATGACAATCTCACTTCCGTTTGGAAGCAAGAATTGAGTGAAATGCAACATCGTTTGGTTAGCCTTCGTCAAAGTTTGTGTAACGAGTTGAGAAACAACCATAATACAGATCAATTTGATTTCATTGAGGGTCACAAAGGCATGTTTACTGTGCTAGGCTTTAGTGGAAACCAAATGGCGCAACTGCGTGAAGATTATGGCATTTATGGTGTTGGCGATGGTCGAATTAACATTGCCGGACTTACCGAAACTCATATTCCATACGTAGCGGACGCAATTAAGAAAGTATCTCAAGCTTAA
- a CDS encoding YgiW/YdeI family stress tolerance OB fold protein, translated as MKKNTIIATIAALAIAPSIAFAKDNAQNQSNLQFNGPVTVEKLDALLNDSNMFTEKDVVVEGNLLRQVRADKFVFSDGSGEVMVELDDDIQLNTPIDHTTKVRLFGEFEGGNKPEIEVEQLVVM; from the coding sequence ATGAAAAAGAATACAATTATCGCAACAATCGCCGCCTTAGCTATTGCTCCTTCTATCGCGTTCGCGAAAGATAACGCTCAAAACCAATCAAACTTGCAGTTTAACGGTCCTGTCACTGTGGAAAAATTGGATGCCTTGCTAAACGACTCCAATATGTTTACTGAAAAAGATGTGGTCGTTGAAGGTAACTTATTGCGTCAAGTTCGCGCGGATAAGTTTGTCTTTAGCGATGGTTCCGGTGAAGTGATGGTCGAACTCGATGACGATATTCAGCTAAATACTCCGATTGATCACACGACTAAAGTCCGTCTGTTTGGCGAATTTGAAGGCGGGAACAAACCAGAGATTGAAGTCGAACAACTCGTGGTCATGTAA
- a CDS encoding cobyric acid synthase: MKSAIPSLMVQGTTSDAGKSVLVAGLCRVLARKGINVAPFKPQNMALNSAVTKDGGEIGRAQAVQAQACNIEPTVHMNPVLIKPNSDTGAQIILQGKAISNMDAAGFHDYKKVAMDTVLDSFSRLTQEFDSIIIEGAGSPAEINLREGDIANMGFAEAADVPVIIVADIDRGGVFAHLYGTLALLSESEQARVKGFVINRFRGDIRLLQSGLDWLEEKTGKPVLGVLPFLHGLNLEAEDAITAQQELHSEVKLNVVVPVLTRISNHTDFDVLRLNPDINLRYVGKGEKIDKADLVILPGTKSVRDDLDYLRSQGWDKDILRHIRLGGKVIGICGGYQMLGNLIDDPNGVEGQPGQREGLGLLDITTTLTNSKQLTNTQAQLSLNGKTANVKGYEIHVGRSEVRGLQPLTFSSGEAEGAISECGQIMGTYLHGFFDEADVLSLVSEWVNGTQIKQQDFEELKEQGINRIADAIEQHVRLDFLFK, translated from the coding sequence ATGAAATCAGCGATCCCATCTTTAATGGTTCAAGGCACCACTTCGGATGCCGGAAAAAGTGTCCTTGTGGCAGGTTTATGCCGTGTATTAGCACGAAAAGGGATAAATGTTGCCCCATTTAAGCCACAAAACATGGCACTAAATAGTGCGGTAACCAAAGATGGCGGTGAAATAGGTCGAGCACAGGCCGTTCAGGCACAGGCGTGTAATATTGAGCCAACTGTACATATGAATCCGGTTTTAATTAAACCTAACAGTGATACAGGTGCTCAGATCATTTTGCAGGGTAAGGCGATTTCCAATATGGATGCGGCTGGCTTTCATGATTACAAGAAAGTGGCGATGGATACGGTGTTAGATTCCTTCTCTCGTCTGACTCAAGAATTTGATTCGATCATTATCGAGGGCGCGGGGAGTCCTGCTGAAATCAATTTACGAGAAGGCGATATTGCAAACATGGGTTTTGCTGAGGCCGCTGATGTACCAGTGATCATTGTTGCTGATATTGATCGTGGTGGAGTGTTTGCACATTTGTACGGAACACTTGCGCTACTTTCTGAATCTGAACAAGCGCGAGTAAAAGGATTTGTTATCAACCGTTTTCGAGGTGATATTCGTTTATTGCAATCGGGCCTCGATTGGCTAGAAGAAAAAACAGGTAAACCTGTACTTGGTGTACTTCCTTTTCTCCATGGTTTGAATTTAGAAGCAGAAGACGCGATCACTGCGCAGCAAGAGTTGCACTCTGAGGTAAAACTGAATGTTGTTGTGCCTGTTTTAACCCGGATTAGTAATCATACTGATTTTGATGTGCTGCGATTGAATCCAGACATCAATCTACGTTATGTAGGTAAAGGCGAAAAAATAGATAAAGCCGACCTGGTTATTTTGCCTGGGACCAAATCAGTGAGAGACGATCTGGATTATCTAAGAAGCCAGGGGTGGGATAAAGATATCTTGCGTCATATTCGTCTTGGTGGAAAAGTGATTGGTATCTGTGGCGGCTACCAGATGCTTGGAAACTTGATTGATGATCCAAACGGCGTCGAAGGCCAACCAGGTCAAAGAGAAGGACTTGGCTTGCTTGATATCACTACGACACTAACTAACAGCAAACAGCTTACAAACACACAAGCACAGCTTTCTCTTAACGGCAAAACAGCCAATGTAAAGGGTTATGAAATCCACGTAGGGCGAAGTGAAGTACGGGGCCTGCAACCTCTTACATTCAGCTCCGGTGAAGCGGAGGGGGCGATCAGCGAGTGTGGCCAAATCATGGGAACCTACCTTCACGGGTTCTTTGACGAGGCAGATGTCTTAAGCCTGGTATCAGAATGGGTAAACGGCACCCAAATCAAACAACAAGACTTTGAAGAGTTAAAGGAGCAAGGCATTAATCGCATCGCAGATGCGATAGAACAACATGTGCGCCTTGATTTTTTGTTTAAATAG
- a CDS encoding MATE family efflux transporter produces MLLTREYIDKAFWQKLITIGLPVSLQSMLFALLGVVDIFMVSLLGESATAAVGVGNRIFFFNLAVVFGLCGAVTVLASQYYGSGNLAGIRRTLAQSWFISILVTLPFIVLYAIFDEEIVSFMSDDPEYVTYARDYLVVTGFSLIATAIVVPIEAVLRSVGQTKLATNVSISAIVVNVALNYVLIFGLLGFPQWGVFGAAVGSFVSRFFQTAVLIYFFYKRYAYLIPTKFDWVQGRLKQYRKKYFKVSLPMLVHDALWTGGLIVYSIIYGQLGVSELAIISFLSPIEGVLISTFMGFAVAASVLLGNDIGAKYYDRVEKTAWWYVLTSAILATLLFFLVWLSSPMIHHLLVLSPLTDADMALNVCLVMALGMILRVFNMVGIGGVLKSGADIRYSIFIDTFGQWAIGIPLTYYTGMVLGLPLHFVLMSLLAEELVKGVLTTYRIQSKRWINNMVEDDQSVTA; encoded by the coding sequence ATGCTCTTAACACGCGAATACATCGATAAAGCATTTTGGCAAAAGCTGATTACGATTGGCCTACCTGTTTCACTTCAGTCCATGCTTTTTGCTTTGCTCGGCGTCGTGGATATTTTCATGGTAAGCCTACTCGGAGAATCTGCAACGGCAGCAGTTGGAGTTGGAAATCGTATCTTTTTCTTCAACCTAGCGGTTGTCTTTGGCCTGTGCGGTGCAGTTACCGTACTTGCTTCTCAATACTACGGCTCAGGAAACCTAGCCGGAATTCGCAGAACGTTGGCGCAATCTTGGTTTATTTCCATTTTGGTGACGCTGCCGTTTATCGTTCTTTATGCGATTTTTGATGAAGAGATCGTCTCTTTTATGTCAGACGATCCTGAATACGTCACTTATGCACGTGATTATCTTGTGGTTACGGGCTTTAGCCTCATTGCTACGGCGATAGTAGTACCGATTGAAGCGGTATTGCGCTCCGTGGGCCAAACCAAACTGGCAACCAACGTTAGTATCTCCGCCATTGTCGTTAACGTCGCGCTTAATTATGTATTGATTTTTGGTTTACTTGGTTTCCCTCAATGGGGCGTATTTGGTGCAGCCGTAGGTAGTTTTGTTTCTCGATTTTTCCAAACGGCCGTCTTGATTTATTTTTTCTACAAACGATATGCTTACCTAATTCCGACTAAGTTCGATTGGGTACAAGGCCGCTTAAAACAGTATCGAAAAAAGTACTTTAAGGTTTCTTTACCCATGTTGGTCCACGATGCGCTTTGGACTGGTGGATTGATCGTTTACAGCATCATCTATGGTCAATTGGGCGTTTCAGAACTGGCGATCATCTCATTCTTATCACCGATTGAAGGGGTACTGATTTCAACCTTTATGGGATTTGCGGTCGCTGCATCCGTTCTTCTTGGGAATGATATTGGTGCAAAATATTATGACCGAGTCGAGAAAACGGCGTGGTGGTATGTGTTAACCAGCGCAATCTTAGCCACCTTGCTGTTTTTCCTAGTGTGGTTGAGCTCGCCCATGATTCATCACCTATTGGTACTGAGCCCGTTAACCGATGCAGACATGGCACTTAACGTATGTTTAGTCATGGCGCTAGGTATGATTTTGAGGGTGTTTAACATGGTTGGGATTGGCGGCGTACTAAAGAGTGGCGCTGATATTCGCTATAGCATTTTCATCGACACGTTCGGTCAGTGGGCTATTGGCATCCCCCTTACTTATTACACAGGCATGGTGTTAGGGCTGCCTTTGCATTTTGTCTTGATGTCTCTGCTCGCGGAAGAGTTAGTGAAAGGCGTACTGACGACTTACCGTATTCAATCTAAACGTTGGATAAATAATATGGTTGAAGATGACCAATCGGTGACAGCGTAA
- a CDS encoding AraC family transcriptional regulator codes for MEDKQERYAISEKTYQEFIDHSRVLALEERGIVQCGIATCRDFFSVYRKNQKKHMLLYTVRGKGWLESGACRYDLEPGSLITVPAGVENGFGIEEEPWQIAWLFLAPDREWPILECDVRYQLSSTPEVMYACIQTLLRSINLPIDYGGAVGEHSVAQLELMLNMPPSESISRSQLRLRRVFDLVQRQLHKDWSVEQVAALYPCSEPHLHRLTQKQFGRSPMAHLTRMRMEYAARLLRSTEWPIQHIGEIVGYPTSANFSTRFKAWSTMTPREFRKNGRVGWYNEE; via the coding sequence ATGGAAGATAAACAAGAACGCTACGCGATTTCAGAAAAAACTTATCAAGAGTTTATTGATCACAGTCGAGTATTAGCACTTGAGGAGAGAGGCATTGTGCAGTGCGGCATTGCCACTTGTCGTGACTTCTTCTCTGTTTATCGTAAAAACCAAAAGAAACACATGCTGCTCTATACGGTGCGTGGTAAAGGGTGGCTAGAGAGTGGGGCTTGTCGATACGATTTGGAACCGGGCTCGTTGATTACAGTACCCGCAGGTGTTGAAAACGGTTTTGGTATAGAAGAAGAACCTTGGCAGATCGCGTGGCTTTTTCTTGCTCCTGATAGAGAGTGGCCGATATTAGAATGCGATGTTCGCTACCAGCTTTCATCTACACCTGAAGTGATGTATGCATGTATCCAAACGTTACTACGCAGCATTAACCTTCCAATCGATTATGGTGGTGCGGTAGGTGAGCATAGTGTGGCTCAGTTAGAGCTGATGTTAAACATGCCGCCCTCAGAGTCGATATCACGCAGCCAATTGAGGCTTCGGCGTGTATTTGACCTTGTCCAACGTCAGCTCCATAAGGATTGGAGCGTTGAGCAGGTGGCGGCTCTATATCCATGTTCGGAGCCTCATTTGCATCGACTGACTCAAAAGCAGTTTGGTCGAAGCCCAATGGCACATTTAACGCGTATGCGCATGGAATATGCTGCTAGGTTACTTCGTTCAACAGAATGGCCAATTCAGCATATTGGAGAAATAGTCGGATATCCGACCAGCGCTAACTTTAGTACACGTTTTAAAGCGTGGTCGACCATGACACCAAGAGAGTTTAGAAAAAACGGTAGAGTGGGTTGGTACAACGAGGAGTGA
- a CDS encoding ArsR/SmtB family transcription factor gives MGDSMLQSATEASELLKIMAHPERLIVMCKLIEGEKGVGELFEGSSLSQSAFSQHLTVLRKHDIIKARKVSQQVFYSISDERVGPLVEAFKQVFCK, from the coding sequence ATGGGCGACAGTATGCTACAAAGTGCGACCGAAGCGAGTGAGCTGCTTAAAATTATGGCTCATCCAGAGCGCCTAATCGTGATGTGTAAGCTGATTGAAGGCGAGAAAGGGGTTGGTGAACTGTTTGAAGGTTCATCATTAAGCCAATCTGCTTTTTCACAACATCTCACCGTATTGAGAAAGCACGACATTATTAAAGCTAGAAAAGTTTCTCAGCAGGTATTTTATTCAATTTCTGATGAAAGAGTTGGTCCGTTGGTTGAGGCCTTTAAGCAAGTGTTCTGTAAGTAA
- a CDS encoding YeeE/YedE family protein translates to MAVAMFEVPWMSLLGGIIVGVSAITLMLFTGKTAGISGILNGAVESADRVWRIVFLIAMVLGGLFAVYVLGGHVPDQYSGDLILVIVAGLLVGVGTRIGNGCTSGHGICGIGRFSIRSVVATCTFMATAMLTVLLVS, encoded by the coding sequence TTGGCGGTTGCTATGTTTGAAGTTCCTTGGATGTCGCTGTTGGGCGGCATAATAGTTGGCGTATCAGCGATAACACTGATGCTATTTACTGGCAAGACTGCTGGGATCAGTGGGATCTTAAACGGTGCCGTTGAGAGCGCAGACCGCGTTTGGCGAATTGTTTTTTTAATTGCGATGGTATTAGGTGGCTTGTTTGCTGTTTATGTTCTTGGCGGGCATGTACCAGATCAGTACAGCGGTGATCTTATTTTAGTTATCGTTGCTGGCTTGTTAGTCGGTGTTGGTACGCGTATCGGCAATGGTTGTACTAGTGGCCATGGCATTTGTGGAATAGGGCGTTTCTCAATCCGTTCTGTGGTCGCGACGTGTACTTTTATGGCCACAGCCATGTTAACCGTCTTGCTAGTATCGTGA
- a CDS encoding endonuclease/exonuclease/phosphatase family protein — MRSLFVTLILLFSSLSFAQNSINLTSWNIEWLSIDGGKVSRTPQDFEKLTHYVDKTQADIFAFQEVESAAAIQKAVGNDFTIYLSDRSNASNRHLQFNDTNQYTGFAVRNGVSVLDKPDFSITRGNSKLRFASYLVLNPNQENETHLLSVHLKAGCSGAYRNNRDCKIVKQQGQALAKWIKAREDNKQHYVLLGDFNHNLGYQGDWLWDVISDNTSAKLVTKDTKAECKVRSNRNPNKTHQFRSVIDHIIASGDLKASSGVQTVFKTQDVLDYKLSDHCPVSTTLTF, encoded by the coding sequence ATGCGATCACTTTTTGTTACGTTAATATTACTTTTTAGTTCTCTTTCATTTGCTCAAAACTCCATCAATCTAACCAGTTGGAACATAGAATGGTTATCTATAGATGGTGGAAAAGTGTCGAGAACACCACAAGATTTTGAAAAGCTGACCCACTATGTGGATAAAACACAAGCCGACATTTTTGCTTTTCAAGAAGTCGAAAGTGCTGCTGCCATCCAAAAAGCCGTTGGCAATGACTTCACTATTTATCTTTCCGATCGTTCAAACGCCTCCAACCGACACCTTCAGTTTAACGACACCAACCAATACACAGGCTTTGCCGTGCGCAATGGCGTAAGCGTATTAGACAAGCCAGACTTCTCTATCACACGAGGCAACAGCAAGCTTCGCTTCGCGAGCTACCTTGTTTTAAATCCAAACCAAGAAAACGAGACTCACCTACTCTCTGTACATCTGAAAGCGGGTTGCAGTGGCGCGTATCGTAATAACCGCGATTGTAAGATAGTGAAACAACAAGGACAGGCACTAGCTAAGTGGATAAAGGCGCGCGAGGACAACAAACAACATTATGTCCTGCTTGGCGACTTTAACCACAACTTGGGTTATCAAGGAGATTGGTTGTGGGACGTGATATCGGACAATACTAGTGCAAAGCTAGTGACTAAAGACACTAAAGCGGAATGTAAAGTGCGCTCTAATCGTAATCCGAATAAAACCCACCAATTCCGCTCGGTGATAGACCACATCATTGCGAGTGGTGATTTAAAGGCGTCGTCTGGTGTTCAAACCGTTTTCAAAACACAAGATGTACTCGACTATAAACTGAGTGACCATTGCCCGGTTTCTACGACACTCACTTTTTAG
- a CDS encoding YeeE/YedE family protein, which yields MKTHVMKSIKQMSVVAFSGVLFGIGMVVSGMADPAKVIGFLDITGSWDPSLAFVMGGALVVFVPAYLLLIKPRSESVFGDEVVCPTSKTIDKKLVGGAALFGIGWGLLGVCPGPAVASLFTGNTQVLLFIAAMLVGSFTAKRVVRQ from the coding sequence ATGAAAACTCACGTAATGAAAAGTATTAAGCAAATGTCCGTTGTTGCATTTTCTGGTGTGCTCTTTGGTATTGGTATGGTGGTCTCTGGTATGGCAGATCCGGCAAAAGTGATCGGCTTTCTTGATATTACCGGTTCATGGGACCCAAGCTTAGCCTTCGTTATGGGCGGAGCACTTGTTGTGTTCGTTCCTGCTTATCTTTTATTAATAAAGCCAAGAAGCGAATCTGTGTTTGGTGATGAGGTTGTCTGTCCGACTTCTAAAACGATAGACAAAAAGTTAGTCGGTGGTGCAGCACTGTTTGGTATTGGTTGGGGCTTACTGGGTGTGTGTCCTGGTCCTGCGGTTGCCAGCCTTTTTACTGGCAACACACAAGTTCTGCTCTTTATAGCGGCAATGTTGGTTGGGTCATTCACCGCTAAAAGAGTGGTTCGTCAATAA